A genomic segment from Polyangium mundeleinium encodes:
- the pip gene encoding prolyl aminopeptidase — translation MREPYPPHEPYEAGMLDVGDGQSIHWEVSGNPNGKAAVALHGGPGGGSSPGRRRWFDPDRYRLVQFDQRGCGRSTPHAGDVSTDLSTNTTHHLIADIERLREHLGIERWLVWGASWGVTLGLAYAERYPERVSEMILLSITLTRRADVRWFGRDVGRYFPEEWARFRAGVPAADRDGDLVAAYDRLLNEHPDPGVRLQAARDWVAWEDALLSLEAGYVSPHPRWADERYMFAFARLVTHYFSHAAWLEEDELLRNASRLAGIPGVLLHGRLDLAGPADVAFQLAKAWPGAELHFVPGGHTGDAEMSRLHLEATDRFAGTTGNP, via the coding sequence ATGCGCGAACCGTACCCGCCTCACGAGCCCTACGAAGCCGGCATGCTCGACGTCGGCGATGGCCAGTCGATCCATTGGGAAGTCTCTGGCAACCCGAACGGGAAGGCCGCGGTCGCCCTCCACGGCGGACCGGGTGGAGGCAGCAGTCCGGGCCGGCGTCGCTGGTTCGATCCCGACCGCTACCGGCTCGTCCAGTTCGACCAGCGTGGCTGCGGCCGGAGCACGCCCCACGCCGGCGACGTCTCGACCGATCTGTCGACGAACACGACCCACCACCTGATCGCGGACATCGAGCGGCTCCGCGAGCACCTCGGGATCGAGCGCTGGCTCGTCTGGGGTGCATCGTGGGGCGTCACGCTCGGGCTCGCCTATGCCGAGCGTTATCCCGAGCGGGTCTCCGAGATGATTCTCCTCTCGATCACGCTGACCCGCCGGGCCGACGTTCGGTGGTTCGGCCGCGATGTCGGGCGGTATTTCCCGGAGGAATGGGCCCGCTTCCGGGCCGGCGTTCCGGCGGCCGACCGCGATGGCGACCTGGTCGCGGCCTACGACCGGCTCCTGAACGAGCACCCGGACCCGGGCGTCCGGCTCCAGGCAGCCCGCGACTGGGTCGCCTGGGAGGATGCGTTGCTGTCGCTCGAAGCAGGGTACGTGTCGCCCCATCCACGCTGGGCCGACGAACGGTACATGTTCGCGTTCGCCCGCCTGGTGACGCACTACTTTTCGCACGCCGCGTGGCTCGAGGAGGACGAGCTCCTCCGAAATGCATCGCGGCTGGCAGGGATTCCGGGCGTCCTCCTCCACGGCCGGCTCGACCTTGCCGGGCCGGCGGACGTTGCCTTTCAGCTCGCCAAAGCATGGCCGGGCGCAGAGCTCCACTTCGTGCCCGGTGGGCATACCGGCGACGCGGAGATGAGTCGTCTTCATCTCGAAGCGACCGATCGCTTTGCGGGCACTACCGGCAATCCGTGA
- a CDS encoding acyl-CoA dehydrogenase, translated as MSHPPLTHLSEEETLFRDSVLDFAKKRVAPLVSEMDEKGALDPALLPSLFELGLMGVEIPETYGGAGSSFFNAILAVEALAVVDPSVSVLVDVQNTLVANALLRWSNDAQKEKYLPRLCKDWVGSYALSEAGSGSDAFALQARATQKDGRWVLNGRKLWITNANESSLFLVLANVDPSKGYRGITAFLVERNFPGFSVGKKENKLGIRASSTCELVLEDCEVPAENVLGEVGKGYKIAIETLNEGRIGIGAQMIGLAQGAFDQAMRYMSERKQFGQSIASFQGMQFQYARVATEIEAARLMVYNAARRKDAGLPFLKEAAMAKLFSSEVAERTASLCVEFFGGVGFTKEYPAEKFFRDAKIGKIYEGTSNMQLATIAKLLQSEYEVKG; from the coding sequence GTGTCGCATCCCCCCCTCACGCACCTGTCCGAGGAAGAGACGCTCTTCCGCGACTCGGTGCTCGACTTCGCGAAGAAGCGCGTCGCGCCGCTCGTCAGCGAGATGGACGAGAAAGGCGCGCTCGATCCCGCGCTCCTGCCGTCCCTCTTCGAGCTCGGCCTCATGGGCGTCGAGATCCCCGAGACCTACGGCGGCGCCGGGTCGAGCTTCTTCAACGCGATCCTCGCCGTCGAGGCGCTCGCCGTCGTCGACCCGAGCGTGAGCGTGCTCGTGGACGTGCAGAACACGCTCGTCGCGAACGCACTGCTGCGCTGGTCGAACGACGCGCAGAAGGAGAAGTACCTGCCCCGCCTCTGCAAGGACTGGGTGGGCTCGTACGCGCTGAGCGAGGCCGGCAGCGGCTCCGACGCGTTCGCCCTCCAGGCCCGCGCGACGCAGAAGGACGGCCGCTGGGTGCTGAACGGTCGCAAGCTGTGGATCACGAACGCGAACGAGAGCTCGCTCTTCCTGGTCCTCGCAAACGTGGACCCGAGCAAGGGCTACCGCGGCATCACGGCCTTCCTCGTGGAGCGCAACTTCCCGGGCTTCTCCGTCGGCAAGAAGGAGAACAAGCTCGGCATCCGCGCGTCGAGCACGTGCGAGCTCGTCCTCGAGGACTGCGAGGTGCCCGCAGAGAACGTGCTCGGCGAGGTGGGCAAGGGCTACAAGATCGCGATCGAGACGCTGAACGAGGGACGCATCGGCATCGGCGCGCAGATGATCGGTCTCGCGCAAGGCGCGTTCGACCAAGCGATGCGCTACATGAGCGAGCGCAAGCAGTTCGGTCAGTCGATCGCGAGCTTCCAGGGGATGCAGTTCCAGTACGCCCGCGTCGCGACGGAGATCGAGGCCGCGCGGCTGATGGTCTACAACGCCGCACGGCGGAAGGACGCAGGTCTGCCCTTCCTGAAGGAAGCCGCGATGGCGAAGTTGTTCTCGTCGGAGGTCGCCGAGCGCACGGCGTCGCTCTGCGTGGAGTTCTTCGGCGGCGTGGGCTTCACGAAGGAGTACCCCGCCGAGAAGTTCTTCCGCGACGC
- a CDS encoding recombinase family protein, producing the protein MEARTGIIPSMGGKSSKGGKGSKARGTAKDRAHVSPPREVSILEAAPDAPAVVNAGPTIADPSAVRRVLTVNGPHAGTSRVLAYRRVSTMEQMRSGTSLDAQDEEIRRYCQYARLPDPIDFEETESGGVESQEKRENIAALLKAVRPGDLVVVAKLDRFSRDIVFTISAVRDIIKRGARFLSLAERFDASTPEGETQMALWASIAQMERARIRERTEGNRKRLRALGKFVEGQPPFGYVRAKGADLHDKPRRLDIDPIKAPIVREMFDMCLAGKSARDIALHCQTTYTGLAMFRTVWILQLLKNRMYAGQIATTPVRPDKNRQLTQKPAEWVDAHEPIVSLQMWHAAQHALAGRRSYGRKPRTDTITSEWLIRGLARCSICGSMITAKPASEKNKHAGYYVCRKRYAPELKNATRERCMGAPWNRQDEIDPKIERLAARHFKALDGHLSKAPPPSPHAPNFRVQRAKLVTARSNLVSMVSSGQWGMDVIRGEAARIERELAAIDAEERALSAEASADTVENRKGALSWLRSIVAQWGTMAVPARRAALGAMLDGIKIGPEGVAIEWSDAATMAVRYAEGRLPDPATLDHASDDPRRPARPMLTGRAEHVPALPPGDA; encoded by the coding sequence ATGGAAGCCAGGACCGGCATCATCCCGAGCATGGGCGGCAAGAGCAGCAAGGGCGGCAAGGGTAGCAAGGCGCGTGGAACGGCGAAGGATCGCGCGCACGTCAGCCCCCCGCGCGAGGTCTCCATCCTCGAAGCGGCGCCCGATGCGCCCGCGGTCGTGAACGCTGGACCCACGATCGCGGATCCTTCCGCGGTTAGGCGTGTCCTCACGGTCAACGGTCCTCACGCGGGGACGTCGCGAGTCCTCGCCTATCGGCGCGTCTCGACCATGGAGCAAATGCGATCGGGCACGTCGCTCGACGCGCAGGACGAGGAGATCCGGCGTTACTGTCAGTACGCCCGCCTCCCGGATCCGATTGACTTTGAAGAAACGGAATCGGGCGGCGTCGAGTCACAAGAGAAACGGGAGAACATCGCAGCCCTGCTAAAGGCCGTCCGCCCGGGGGATCTCGTGGTCGTGGCGAAGCTCGATCGGTTCTCTCGCGATATCGTTTTCACGATCTCCGCCGTGCGAGACATCATCAAGCGGGGGGCGCGCTTCCTGTCTCTCGCTGAACGGTTCGACGCCTCTACCCCCGAGGGGGAGACGCAAATGGCCCTGTGGGCGTCGATCGCACAGATGGAGCGGGCCCGCATTCGGGAGCGCACGGAAGGCAATCGAAAGCGGCTCCGGGCCCTCGGGAAATTCGTAGAGGGACAGCCCCCGTTCGGCTACGTGCGGGCCAAGGGCGCGGACCTGCACGACAAGCCGCGACGATTGGACATCGATCCGATCAAGGCGCCCATCGTCCGCGAAATGTTCGACATGTGCCTCGCAGGCAAGAGCGCGCGAGACATCGCGCTCCATTGCCAAACGACCTATACAGGACTCGCGATGTTCCGGACCGTATGGATCCTGCAATTGCTCAAAAACCGAATGTACGCCGGCCAGATCGCGACCACGCCAGTCCGGCCGGACAAAAACCGGCAGTTGACGCAAAAGCCCGCCGAATGGGTCGACGCGCACGAACCGATCGTTTCCCTGCAAATGTGGCATGCGGCCCAGCACGCGCTAGCGGGACGGCGCTCCTATGGGCGCAAGCCTCGCACGGACACGATCACCTCGGAATGGTTGATCCGAGGGCTCGCCCGTTGCTCCATTTGCGGATCGATGATCACGGCCAAGCCTGCAAGCGAGAAGAATAAGCACGCGGGATATTACGTGTGCCGGAAGCGCTACGCGCCCGAGTTGAAGAATGCCACGCGCGAGCGGTGCATGGGGGCGCCCTGGAATCGGCAGGATGAGATCGATCCGAAGATCGAAAGGCTCGCGGCGCGTCACTTCAAAGCGCTAGACGGCCATCTGTCGAAAGCCCCTCCGCCATCCCCCCACGCGCCGAACTTCAGGGTGCAGCGGGCCAAGCTCGTAACGGCGCGGAGCAATCTCGTTTCCATGGTCTCCTCGGGCCAGTGGGGGATGGACGTGATCCGGGGGGAAGCGGCGCGGATCGAGCGCGAGCTTGCCGCGATCGATGCGGAGGAACGGGCGCTCTCCGCGGAAGCTTCGGCCGATACGGTCGAGAATCGAAAGGGCGCGCTTTCGTGGTTGCGCTCGATCGTGGCGCAGTGGGGGACCATGGCCGTCCCTGCTCGGCGCGCGGCGCTCGGCGCGATGCTCGACGGGATCAAGATCGGCCCCGAGGGGGTCGCAATCGAATGGAGCGACGCCGCGACGATGGCCGTCCGATACGCGGAGGGGCGCCTACCCGATCCCGCGACGCTCGATCATGCGAGCGACGATCCGCGCCGCCCTGCTCGCCCGATGCTTACGGGACGCGCGGAGCACGTGCCGGCGCTTCCGCCTGGAGACGCCTAG
- a CDS encoding serine/threonine-protein kinase — protein sequence MQAGDVIDDRFVIERLAGSGGMGSVFRAHDRLSSGPVAVKVLHDREPRDIARFDREARVLAGLDHPGIVRYVAHGVTGAGEPFLAMEWLAGEDLGARLARGRLTVEESVAVVRAAASALATAHARGVVHRDIKPSNVFLVDGALGRVKLLDFGLARMPLSPRLTRTGVVLGTPSYMAPEQARGSATLDARVDVFALGAVLFECLTGQPAFQGEHVMAILAKVLLEDPPPLRKIRPEVSVRLEALVACMLAKDPADRLVDAGEVAEALACLDARDAWSWLSEMPPAEALTRSEQRLLSVVAVGAPDEDVDAEHASASREALESAAETFGAGVEWLADGSMLAVFLNVASASDAAARAARCALRLRVRVPDAPIAIATGLGEVAEALPVGQVLDRAAALLRTAGRWVLVDEVTAGLFDARLVVVRGPGGIELHREEEISAAARTLLGKPSPFVGRGRELRSLLDLLDECVGEGVARAVLVTGPPGIGKSRLRQEFVHAVGQRHPGVDVWVGRADAMSKGSAFSLVGSALRHAFAVAGHESIDERRRKLTERVARHVAEPEVRHVAAFLGEMMGTPFPDTESAKLRAARLDARLMADQIQSSFRQFMTAECRAHPVLFVLEDLHWGDLPSVNLVDAALRDLAGKPLVVAAFGRPEVHDVFPKLWSERGLSEIRLGELTPRAAEELARSAFGDAAAPRTIAQVIKRAAGHPFFLEELIRAVAEGRGDQLPETVLAMVEARLAALPAGARRVLRAASVFGDVFWCGGVEHLLGGGDEALGVHEWLDMLATREVVQRSETSRFPGEEQDTFRHSLLREGAYAMLTEPDRTLGHRLAGEWLVQWGETDALRLAEHFERGKSLERAAEWYLAASRQMLDANDLRGAIACATRGLACGASGRLRSELLIVRGEARGWIGDWPLVLPDMDEALRGLTKGEPLWYTAMASRIMNTVLLDRAGAFPDGILTQFDAEPSPESERHFVQALGILHDALLQLGRRDLAERCMARMVQTGSRIAGDDPLIRGKLQEMRSVKFHDEGDLGASLAAAKASRASYEEAGDRRHAERARMYVNALYMYLGAYTRAEADLRAMLQGDEEPCIHAIWGRGLLAYTLAERGALEEARRLAEIVRDSAVTHGSPVYECVVRETLAAILLHTGDLDAAEREARAAIESLSRSGTPPWRSAAMATLAAVLLKQRRADEALHLIEDAAAQRDASGGGGPYKMYLRLIHAEALHATGNHARARALLLETRDVLLSRAAKIQDPELRRSFLENVTENARILALAAAWEQDAA from the coding sequence ATGCAGGCGGGGGACGTCATCGACGATCGGTTCGTCATCGAGCGGCTCGCAGGCTCGGGGGGAATGGGCTCGGTGTTCCGGGCGCACGATCGCCTCTCCAGCGGGCCGGTGGCCGTCAAGGTGCTCCATGACCGCGAGCCCCGCGACATCGCGCGCTTCGATAGGGAGGCGCGTGTGCTTGCCGGGCTCGATCATCCGGGGATCGTCCGGTATGTCGCGCACGGCGTCACCGGCGCGGGCGAGCCCTTCCTCGCCATGGAATGGCTCGCGGGGGAGGATCTCGGCGCGCGGCTCGCGCGCGGGAGGCTGACGGTCGAGGAGAGTGTCGCCGTCGTCCGCGCGGCGGCCTCGGCCCTCGCGACGGCGCATGCGCGCGGCGTGGTGCACCGCGATATCAAGCCGAGCAACGTCTTTCTCGTGGATGGCGCGCTCGGTCGGGTGAAATTGCTCGATTTTGGCCTCGCGCGGATGCCGCTTTCGCCACGGCTCACGCGGACGGGCGTGGTGCTGGGGACGCCGAGCTACATGGCGCCCGAGCAGGCGCGCGGCTCGGCGACGCTCGACGCGCGTGTCGATGTGTTCGCGCTCGGCGCCGTGCTGTTCGAATGCTTGACCGGGCAGCCCGCATTTCAGGGCGAGCACGTCATGGCCATCCTGGCGAAGGTCTTGCTCGAAGATCCTCCGCCGCTGCGAAAAATCCGGCCCGAGGTGTCGGTGCGGCTCGAAGCGCTGGTCGCGTGTATGCTCGCGAAGGATCCGGCCGATCGGCTCGTCGATGCGGGGGAGGTCGCGGAGGCGCTCGCCTGTCTCGACGCGCGTGATGCTTGGTCGTGGCTTTCCGAGATGCCCCCCGCGGAAGCGCTGACGAGGAGCGAGCAACGCTTGCTGAGCGTCGTCGCCGTGGGCGCGCCGGACGAAGACGTCGACGCCGAGCACGCGAGCGCGAGCCGAGAGGCGCTGGAATCGGCCGCGGAGACGTTCGGCGCGGGTGTCGAATGGCTGGCGGATGGCTCGATGCTGGCGGTCTTCCTGAATGTGGCGAGTGCCTCGGATGCTGCGGCGCGCGCCGCGCGGTGCGCCCTCCGGCTGCGCGTGCGCGTCCCGGACGCGCCCATCGCGATCGCCACCGGCCTCGGCGAGGTCGCGGAGGCTTTGCCGGTCGGGCAGGTCCTCGATCGGGCCGCCGCGCTTCTGCGCACGGCGGGGCGCTGGGTGCTCGTCGACGAGGTGACCGCGGGGCTCTTCGACGCGCGCCTCGTGGTGGTGCGTGGGCCGGGCGGAATCGAGCTTCACCGCGAGGAGGAGATCAGCGCGGCGGCGCGCACCCTGCTCGGCAAACCAAGCCCCTTCGTGGGGCGCGGACGGGAGCTGCGCAGTCTGCTCGACCTGCTCGACGAATGCGTCGGCGAGGGCGTCGCGCGTGCGGTGCTCGTGACCGGGCCGCCTGGAATTGGAAAGTCCCGTCTTCGCCAGGAATTCGTCCACGCGGTCGGACAGCGTCATCCAGGGGTCGACGTGTGGGTCGGGCGCGCCGACGCAATGAGCAAAGGATCCGCGTTTTCCCTCGTTGGCTCGGCGCTGCGTCATGCGTTCGCGGTGGCGGGCCACGAGTCCATCGACGAGCGTAGGCGCAAGCTCACCGAGCGGGTCGCGCGCCACGTGGCCGAGCCCGAGGTCCGCCACGTGGCTGCGTTTCTCGGCGAGATGATGGGCACACCCTTCCCCGACACCGAGAGCGCCAAGCTCCGCGCGGCTCGCCTCGATGCGCGGCTCATGGCCGATCAGATTCAATCTTCCTTTCGGCAGTTCATGACGGCCGAGTGCCGTGCGCACCCGGTGCTCTTCGTCCTCGAGGATTTGCACTGGGGCGATCTTCCCTCCGTGAACCTCGTCGACGCGGCGCTGCGGGACCTCGCAGGCAAGCCGCTCGTCGTGGCTGCCTTTGGTCGGCCCGAGGTGCACGACGTGTTTCCCAAGTTATGGTCCGAGCGGGGGCTGTCCGAGATTCGCCTGGGCGAGCTGACCCCACGTGCCGCGGAGGAGCTCGCTCGAAGTGCGTTCGGGGACGCGGCCGCTCCTCGGACGATTGCGCAGGTCATCAAGCGCGCCGCGGGGCATCCGTTTTTCCTGGAAGAGCTCATCCGGGCGGTGGCCGAGGGGCGCGGAGATCAATTGCCAGAGACGGTGCTGGCGATGGTCGAGGCGCGCCTTGCGGCCCTGCCCGCAGGCGCGCGTCGCGTGCTGCGCGCGGCCAGCGTGTTCGGGGATGTGTTCTGGTGCGGCGGCGTGGAGCACCTGCTCGGCGGGGGGGACGAGGCGCTCGGCGTGCACGAGTGGCTCGACATGCTGGCCACGCGTGAGGTCGTGCAGCGCAGCGAGACGAGCCGGTTTCCAGGAGAGGAGCAGGATACGTTCCGGCATTCGCTCTTGCGGGAGGGCGCGTATGCGATGCTGACGGAGCCCGACCGCACGCTCGGGCATCGGCTCGCGGGGGAGTGGCTCGTGCAATGGGGCGAGACGGATGCCCTGCGCCTGGCCGAGCATTTCGAGCGGGGAAAGAGCCTGGAGCGCGCGGCGGAGTGGTATCTCGCGGCGTCGAGGCAGATGCTCGACGCCAATGACCTGCGCGGAGCGATCGCCTGCGCCACGCGTGGCCTCGCCTGCGGCGCATCGGGGCGGCTGCGCTCGGAGCTCTTGATCGTCCGAGGCGAAGCCCGCGGGTGGATCGGAGATTGGCCGCTCGTCCTGCCGGACATGGACGAGGCGCTACGTGGGCTGACGAAAGGCGAACCGCTCTGGTACACTGCAATGGCGTCCAGGATCATGAACACCGTGCTGCTCGATCGCGCCGGCGCGTTCCCCGATGGCATTCTGACCCAGTTCGATGCCGAGCCGAGCCCGGAGAGCGAGCGACATTTCGTACAGGCTCTCGGGATTCTTCACGACGCCCTGCTCCAACTCGGCAGGCGTGACCTCGCCGAGCGTTGCATGGCGCGGATGGTGCAGACGGGCAGCCGGATCGCGGGGGACGATCCCTTGATCCGAGGCAAGCTGCAGGAGATGCGGAGCGTGAAGTTCCACGACGAGGGCGATCTGGGCGCGAGCCTCGCGGCCGCCAAGGCCTCCCGCGCGAGTTATGAGGAAGCCGGCGATCGGCGGCATGCGGAGCGGGCCCGTATGTACGTCAATGCGCTCTACATGTACCTCGGGGCGTACACGCGCGCGGAGGCGGACCTGCGCGCCATGCTTCAAGGCGACGAAGAGCCATGCATCCATGCAATCTGGGGAAGAGGCTTGCTCGCCTATACGCTCGCGGAGCGCGGGGCTCTGGAGGAGGCGCGCCGGCTGGCCGAGATCGTCCGGGACTCCGCGGTTACGCACGGCAGTCCCGTGTACGAATGTGTCGTCCGGGAGACGCTTGCTGCCATTCTGCTGCACACCGGTGACCTCGACGCGGCGGAGCGCGAGGCCCGTGCGGCCATCGAGAGTCTCTCACGCTCGGGTACTCCACCGTGGCGGTCGGCAGCGATGGCGACGCTCGCGGCCGTCCTCCTGAAGCAGCGGCGCGCAGACGAGGCACTGCACCTCATCGAGGACGCGGCCGCCCAGCGCGACGCAAGCGGCGGGGGCGGGCCTTATAAAATGTACCTGCGCCTCATCCACGCCGAGGCGCTGCACGCGACAGGCAACCACGCCCGCGCGCGGGCCCTGCTGCTCGAGACCCGCGACGTTTTGCTCTCGCGCGCGGCGAAGATCCAGGACCCGGAGCTGCGCCGGAGCTTTCTCGAAAACGTCACCGAGAACGCGCGCATCCTCGCCCTCGCTGCCGCCTGGGAGCAAGACGCCGCTTGA
- a CDS encoding GDSL-type esterase/lipase family protein, translating into MGDSLTDARSHGGKFLDYLHAHCPESRFDNYGIGGQMVNQMHRRFARDVLGEPPPSDKPAYTHVIVFGGVNDLYSDETAFRTPKLIQNDLAGMYALAKGRKMQVVALTVAPWGGFSKYWNDKRAAATTQVNEWIRARKPAGEVDHVVDAFALLSCGDPNRLCPAYAAPFKDGLHFGPKGHEKLGEVLLREVFTDCR; encoded by the coding sequence ATGGGCGATTCCCTCACGGATGCCCGCTCCCACGGCGGCAAGTTCCTCGACTACCTCCACGCGCATTGCCCCGAGAGTCGATTCGACAATTACGGCATCGGCGGACAGATGGTGAACCAGATGCACCGCCGCTTCGCGCGCGACGTGCTCGGCGAGCCTCCGCCTTCGGACAAACCGGCGTACACCCATGTCATCGTCTTCGGCGGCGTGAACGACCTTTACAGCGACGAGACGGCCTTCCGCACGCCCAAGCTCATCCAGAACGACCTCGCGGGGATGTATGCCCTCGCGAAGGGGCGCAAGATGCAGGTCGTCGCCTTGACCGTCGCGCCCTGGGGCGGTTTTTCCAAGTACTGGAACGACAAGCGCGCGGCGGCCACGACGCAGGTGAACGAATGGATCCGGGCGCGCAAGCCCGCGGGCGAGGTCGATCACGTGGTCGACGCCTTCGCGCTGCTCTCGTGCGGCGACCCGAACCGGCTTTGCCCCGCGTATGCAGCGCCCTTCAAGGACGGGCTGCATTTCGGGCCGAAGGGACACGAAAAGCTCGGCGAGGTGCTCCTGCGCGAGGTGTTCACGGATTGCCGGTAG
- a CDS encoding amidase, with product MTYDLKTANAPRMTGLALEAAALALENPATGQLLGQKLLKDLGILDLRYSLLPEAPSVAPSLPRPASFTASAAPPVDLEGLARSARKPPGFAFESAVDFVAAYREGRSDPVAVAERFLAAAQRLDTGERALRVFIERNTDRLLAAARESRERYRKGAPLGPLDGVPVSVKDELDAEGYSTTVGTRFLKLRPSEDATTVRRLREAGALILGKVNMHEIGIDTSGFNAHHGTPTNPYAPGHYTGGSSSGSAASVAAGFCPISIGADGGGSIRIPAALCGIVGLKATWSRISEHGAFPLCASVGHVGPLGATVRDVALAYALMAGPDAKDPNSLHQPPHHLDGLGQGDLEGVRIGVYRPWFEHATPEIVRAAEGAIELYRSRGAQIVEVEIPELERARVAQGVTILCEMASGMARLDAEHRKSFSLGVRINLAMGRAIAGIDYVQAQKVRTRFSEHLARVFQAVDVIVTPTTALTAPRIADDVFPRGESNLEVTSGLMRFVYPANLTGNPALSVPGGYGASGHPIGIQLLGRPWEEHLLLRLGEVLEQNVPRKAPSIHVRLLEGA from the coding sequence ATGACGTACGATCTCAAGACTGCCAATGCCCCCCGCATGACCGGCCTCGCGCTCGAGGCCGCAGCGCTCGCCCTTGAAAATCCGGCCACGGGGCAGCTCCTCGGGCAGAAGCTCCTGAAGGACCTCGGCATCCTGGATCTCCGGTACTCGCTCCTCCCCGAGGCGCCCTCCGTCGCGCCGAGCCTGCCGCGCCCCGCGAGCTTCACGGCCTCGGCCGCGCCGCCCGTCGACCTCGAAGGGCTCGCGCGTTCCGCCCGAAAACCCCCGGGGTTCGCCTTCGAGTCGGCCGTGGACTTCGTCGCCGCGTACCGCGAGGGGCGCTCCGATCCGGTGGCGGTCGCCGAGCGGTTCCTCGCGGCGGCGCAGCGCCTCGATACCGGCGAGCGCGCGCTCCGGGTGTTCATCGAGCGAAACACCGATCGGCTGCTCGCCGCGGCGCGCGAGAGCCGCGAGCGATATCGCAAAGGCGCGCCCCTCGGCCCGCTCGACGGCGTGCCGGTGTCCGTCAAGGACGAGCTCGACGCGGAAGGGTATTCCACGACCGTCGGCACGCGGTTCTTGAAGCTCCGGCCCTCCGAGGACGCGACCACGGTCCGCCGCCTGCGCGAGGCCGGCGCGTTGATCCTCGGCAAGGTCAACATGCACGAGATCGGGATCGATACCTCGGGCTTCAACGCCCACCACGGGACGCCGACGAACCCGTATGCGCCGGGGCATTACACGGGCGGCTCGTCGAGCGGATCGGCCGCCAGCGTCGCGGCCGGGTTTTGCCCGATCTCGATCGGCGCCGACGGCGGCGGCTCGATCCGCATTCCGGCCGCGCTTTGCGGCATCGTCGGGCTCAAGGCCACGTGGAGCCGCATCAGCGAGCACGGGGCATTTCCCCTTTGCGCCAGCGTCGGCCACGTCGGCCCGCTCGGCGCCACGGTGCGGGACGTCGCCCTCGCGTATGCCCTCATGGCCGGCCCCGACGCGAAAGATCCGAATTCGCTCCATCAGCCGCCCCATCACCTCGACGGCCTCGGCCAGGGCGACCTCGAAGGCGTGCGCATCGGCGTCTATCGTCCCTGGTTCGAGCACGCCACGCCCGAGATCGTCCGCGCCGCGGAGGGCGCGATCGAGCTCTACCGCTCCCGCGGCGCGCAGATCGTCGAGGTCGAGATCCCCGAGCTCGAGCGCGCGCGTGTCGCGCAGGGCGTCACCATTCTTTGCGAAATGGCCTCGGGCATGGCGCGGCTCGACGCCGAGCACCGCAAATCGTTCAGCCTCGGCGTGCGGATCAACCTGGCGATGGGGCGGGCGATCGCGGGCATCGATTACGTGCAGGCGCAGAAGGTGCGGACGCGTTTTTCCGAGCACCTCGCCCGGGTGTTCCAGGCGGTCGACGTGATCGTGACGCCGACGACCGCGCTCACGGCGCCGCGTATCGCGGACGACGTCTTTCCGCGCGGCGAGAGCAACCTGGAGGTCACGAGTGGGCTCATGCGGTTCGTGTATCCGGCGAACCTCACGGGCAATCCCGCGCTCAGCGTGCCCGGCGGGTATGGCGCGAGCGGGCATCCGATCGGCATTCAGCTCCTCGGGCGTCCCTGGGAAGAGCACCTTCTTTTGCGTTTGGGCGAGGTGCTGGAGCAAAACGTGCCGCGGAAGGCGCCGTCGATTCACGTGCGCCTGCTCGAAGGGGCCTGA